A genome region from Pseudomonas pergaminensis includes the following:
- a CDS encoding MFS transporter, which translates to MSPLIRLLASFVALMMAMGIGRFALTPQMPHLLSEGQIDLTGAGLIAAANYLGYFVGAVDSIFARSHHHVRGRLYGGLWLCVLLTLASYWAHGFWPHLLLRFGTGVASAWALVMITSLSQPLAIAAGRPRLGALVFAGPGLGILLTGLLALGANLLGQNSATLWLVYGVVALVMLLATLPFLPKPSAAASPVAGHSDAGSNGSIAHLCWIYVLYGLGYIIPATFLSQMASAQFKGAWQADLFWPCFGLAAAIGVVVATLRRKDPDTTRRWLMTTLWLQAAGVFACLLGNGWGLALGVLLCGGPFLACMQLVMARLRDVAPHGYQRSTGLLTASFAIGQLSGPLLASVSSHLSGGLQPALVVAGAGLLVAGSVLVSRQPSAQAHAPVHAVPAPGKTAHPGSTR; encoded by the coding sequence ATGTCCCCGTTGATTCGCTTACTTGCCAGCTTTGTCGCCTTGATGATGGCGATGGGCATTGGCCGCTTCGCCCTTACCCCACAAATGCCCCATCTGCTCAGTGAAGGGCAGATCGATCTGACCGGCGCCGGCCTGATTGCCGCCGCCAATTACCTGGGCTACTTCGTCGGGGCGGTGGATTCGATCTTTGCGCGCAGTCATCACCACGTGCGTGGACGCTTGTATGGCGGGTTGTGGCTGTGTGTGCTGCTGACCCTCGCGTCGTACTGGGCCCATGGGTTCTGGCCGCATCTGTTGTTGCGCTTCGGCACCGGGGTCGCGAGTGCCTGGGCCCTGGTGATGATTACCAGCCTGAGCCAACCATTGGCGATTGCCGCCGGGCGCCCGCGCCTGGGCGCACTGGTATTCGCCGGGCCCGGACTGGGGATTCTGCTGACCGGGTTATTGGCGCTCGGCGCCAACCTGCTGGGGCAAAACTCGGCCACCTTGTGGTTGGTGTACGGCGTGGTGGCGCTGGTGATGTTGCTGGCGACTCTGCCGTTCCTGCCCAAGCCGTCTGCCGCCGCGAGCCCCGTAGCTGGCCACTCCGACGCGGGCAGCAATGGCAGCATTGCGCATTTGTGCTGGATCTACGTGTTGTACGGCCTTGGCTATATCATCCCGGCAACGTTCCTGTCGCAGATGGCCAGCGCGCAATTCAAGGGCGCCTGGCAGGCCGACCTGTTCTGGCCGTGTTTTGGCCTGGCAGCGGCAATAGGTGTGGTGGTGGCAACCCTGCGTCGCAAGGATCCAGACACCACTCGCCGGTGGCTGATGACCACCCTGTGGCTGCAAGCAGCCGGGGTGTTTGCCTGCCTGCTGGGCAATGGTTGGGGCTTGGCACTCGGGGTATTGCTGTGTGGCGGGCCGTTCCTGGCGTGCATGCAGTTGGTGATGGCACGCCTGCGGGACGTCGCCCCCCATGGCTACCAACGCAGCACCGGGCTACTGACCGCCAGCTTCGCCATCGGCCAGTTAAGTGGCCCGTTGCTGGCGTCGGTCAGCAGCCACCTGAGCGGCGGCCTGCAACCCGCGCTGGTCGTCGCCGGCGCGGGCTTATTGGTGGCAGGCTCGGTGTTGGTCAGCCGGCAACCATCGGCGCAGGCACACGCACCTGTTCACGCCGTGCCAGCACCAGGAAAAACAGCCCACCCAGGAAGCACCCGGTAA